The proteins below are encoded in one region of Mangifera indica cultivar Alphonso chromosome 7, CATAS_Mindica_2.1, whole genome shotgun sequence:
- the LOC123220344 gene encoding uncharacterized protein LOC123220344: MSETELPFRPREKLFERQKYFQSIHKHTYLKGPMDKITSVAIPLALAGTSLFLIGRGIYNMSHGIGKKE, encoded by the exons ATGTCAGAAACCGAGTTACCGTTTAGACCAAGGGAAAAGCTTTTTGAGAGGCAGAAGTATTTCCAAAGCATCCACAAACACACATACCTGAAAGGACCAATGGATAAGATCACATCCGTTGCCATTCCACTAGCTTTGGCTGGCACTTCATTGTTTCTAATT gGCCGAGGTATCTATAACATGTCGCATGGGATTGGAAAGAAAGAATGA
- the LOC123220345 gene encoding uncharacterized protein LOC123220345: MSEIEPPFRRREKLLEKQKYFQSIHKHTYLKGPMDKITSVAIPLALAGTALFLIGRGIYNMSHGIGKKE, encoded by the exons ATGTCAGAAATTGAGCCACCCTTTAGACGAAGGGAAAAGCTTCTCGAGAAGCAGAAGTATTTCCAAAGCATCCACAAACACACATACCTGAAAGGACCAATGGATAAGATCACATCCGTTGCCATTCCACTAGCTTTGGCTGGCACTGCATTGTTTCTAATT GGCCGAGGTATCTATAACATGTCACATGGAATTGGAAAGAAAGAATGA
- the LOC123221921 gene encoding protein TRIGALACTOSYLDIACYLGLYCEROL 3, chloroplastic-like, producing the protein MFVSLSSTGSWLLPLATSNGSSNRSSRFVVSSGKGMSLFYSKPNKEQKKVVCACVATPRNLGSDELSSAKFNDSLNSENLNTLWEPGDDCEVLIECRNVYKSFGEKHILRGVSFKIRHGEAVGIIGPSGTGKSTILKIMAGLLSPDKGEVYIRGRKRAGLISDEEISGLRIGLVFQSAALFDSLTVRENVGFLLYENSRMPEDQISELVKENLAAVGLKGVEDRLPSELSGGMKKRVALARSIIFDTTKESIEPEVLLYDEPTAGLDPIASTVVEDLIRSVHMKGENAVGKPGNIASYVVVTHQHSTIRRAVDRLIFLHEGKIVWQGMTDEFTTSDNPIVRQFASGSLEGPIRY; encoded by the exons ATGTTCGTCTCTCTATCTTCAACCGGCTCATGGTTGTTACCTCTTGCTACAAGCAATGGGAGTTCTAATAGATCCTCTAGATTTGTTGTTTCGAGTGGTAAAGGAATGAGTTTGTTTTATAGTAAGCCGAACAAGGAACAGAAGAAAGTTGTTTGTGCTTGTGTGGCGACTCCAAGGAACTTGGGAAGTGATGAATTGTCTTCTGCTAAATTCAAT GATTCACTGAATTCAGAGAATTTAAACACCTTGTGGGAGCCTGGGGATGATTGTGAGGTTCTTATCGAGTGCCGAAATGTCTACAAGTCATTTGGAGAAAAGCATATATTGAGAGGTGTGAGCTTCAAg ATTAGACACGGCGAAGCTGTTGGAATAATTGGGCCTTCTGGCACTGGCAAATCTACTATTCTGAAGATTATGGCTGGACTACTTTCTCCGGACAAG GGAGAGGTTTATATTCGAGGTAGAAAGAGAGCTGGTTTGATCAGTGATGAGGAGATATCTGGTCTTCGAATTGGATTG GTGTTCCAAAGCGCAGCTCTTTTTGATTCATTGACTGTTCGTGAAAATGTTGGTTTCCTTTT ATATGAAAATTCAAGAATGCCTGAAGATCAAATTTCAGAGCTCGTGAAGGAAAATTTGGCGGCGGTTGGATTAAAa GGAGTTGAGGATCGATTGCCATCTGAGTTGTCTGGTGGAATGAAGAAAAGAGTTGCTTTAGCTCGGTCTATTATTTTTGATACCACAAAGGAGTCAATCGAACCTGAG GTTCTTTTGTACGATGAACCAACAGCTGGACTCGATCCTATTGCATCCACTGTAGTTGAAGATCTTATCCGTTCAGTTCATATGAAAGGTGAAAATGCAGTTGGGAAACCGGGGAATATTGCATCTTACGTGGTTGTTACTCACCAACATAGTACCATTAGAAGAGCGGTTGACAG GTTGATATTTCTCCATGAGGGTAAAATTGTTTGGCAAGGGATGACTGATGAATTCACAACATCAGACAATCCAATTGTCCGACAG TTTGCTTCAGGGAGCCTTGAAGGACCCATAAGATACTAA
- the LOC123221822 gene encoding molybdopterin synthase catalytic subunit, giving the protein MVFSKDCKSMAGEENNLVEILDGNNPIDMAKYITYVSAPQAGAIATFSGTTRDTFEGKTVVELRYEAYVPMAIRCIKSICSSARSSWNLHSIAVVHRLGTVPVGETSVFIAVSAVHRADALDACKFLIDELKASVPIWKKEVYTNGEVWKENSEFKERRLELGKKDGICGRGEVQVKAHNGKTCCRAKVKVDDKEMGDISINK; this is encoded by the coding sequence ATGGTATTCTCAAAAGACTGTAAAAGTATGGCTGGTGAAGAGAATAATCTGGTTGAAATTTTAGACGGAAATAACCCGATTGATATGGCCAAGTACATAACCTATGTCAGTGCTCCACAAGCCGGAGCCATAGCAACATTTTCAGGTACAACACGGGACACCTTTGAGGGGAAAACAGTTGTGGAGCTAAGGTACGAAGCCTATGTACCAATGGCAATACGCTGCATCAAATCTATCTGTTCATCAGCTAGATCATCCTGGAATCTCCACTCCATTGCAGTTGTACATCGACTAGGCACTGTTCCAGTGGGGGAAACAAGTGTCTTCATAGCTGTCTCAGCTGTTCATCGTGCTGATGCCCTGGATGCTTGTAAGTTTTTGATTGATGAGTTGAAGGCATCTGTTCCTATATGGAAGAAGGAAGTGTATACTAATGGAGAAGTTTGGAAGGAGAATTCAGAATTTAAAGAGAGGAGGTTAGAGCTGGGGAAGAAGGATGGCATTTGCGGCAGAGGAGAAGTTCAGGTAAAGGCACATAATGGAAAGACCTGTTGTAGGGCAAAGGTCAAGGTGGATGACAAAGAAATGGGTGATATCAGCATCAACAAGTAA